One segment of Mesoplodon densirostris isolate mMesDen1 chromosome 6, mMesDen1 primary haplotype, whole genome shotgun sequence DNA contains the following:
- the CD274 gene encoding programmed cell death 1 ligand 1 isoform X1 — MRIYSIFTFMAYCCLLKAFTITVPKDLYVVEHGSNVTLECRFPVDKQLNLLALVVYWEMEDKKIIQFVNGEEDLNVQHSSYNQRALLLKNELSLGKAALQITDVKLQDAGIYCCLISYGGADYKRITLKVNAPYRKINQTISVDPVTSEHELTCQAEGYPEAEVIWTSSDHQVLSGKTTITSSKREEKLFNVTSTLRINTTANEIFYCIFRRLGHEENSTAELVIPEPYPDPAKKRTHLVILGALLLFLSVTLTIIFCLKRDGISFIVIVSIGVEEKCMRVLLLSHWHLVGQARDAKSPVICRTVACNRELFYPKC, encoded by the exons ATGAGGATATATAGTATCTTTACATTCATGGCTTACTGTTGTTTGCTGAAAG CATTTACTATCACAGTTCCCAAGGACCTGTATGTGGTAGAGCATGGCAGCAATGTGACATTGGAATGCAGATTTCCAGTAGACAAGCAATTAAACCTGTTGGCATTAGTTGTTTACTGGGAAATGGAGGATAAGAAAATTATTCAGTTTGTGAATGGGGAGGAAGACCTGAATGTTCAGCACAGTAGCTACAACCAGAGGGCCCTGCTGTTGAAGAACGAGCTCTCCTTGGGAAAGGCCGCACTTCAGATAACAGATGTGAAATTGCAGGATGCAGGGATTTACTGCTGCTTGATCAGCTATGGCGGTGCTGACTACAAGCGGATTACTTTGAAAGTCAATG CTCCATACCGCAAAATCAACCAGACAATTTCTGTGGATCCAGTCACCTCTGAACATGAACTAACGTGTCAGGCTGAGGGTTACCCTGAGGCTGAAGTCATCTGGACAAGCAGTGACCACCAAGTCCTGAGTGGCAAAACCACCATCACCAgttccaagagggaggagaagctTTTCAATGTGACCAGCACACTAAGAATCAACACAACAGCTAACGAGATTTTCTACTGCATTTTTCggagattaggtcatgaggaaaACAGTACAGCTGAGTTGGTCATCCCAG aaccaTATCCAGATCCAGCAAAAAAGAGGACTCACTTGGTGATTCTGGGAGCTCTCCTGTTGTTCCTTAGTGTAACCCTGACAATCATCTTCTGTCTAAAAAGAGATGGTATTTCCTTTATTGTAATAGTCTCCATTGGGGTTGAGGAGAAGTGTATGAGAGTGCTACTGTTGTCACATTGGCACTTAGTGGGCCAAGCCAGGGATGCTAAATCTCCTGTAATCTGCAGGACAGTCGCATGTAACAGGGAGCTTTTCTACCCAAAATGCTAG
- the CD274 gene encoding programmed cell death 1 ligand 1 isoform X2, translating into MRIYSIFTFMAYCCLLKAFTITVPKDLYVVEHGSNVTLECRFPVDKQLNLLALVVYWEMEDKKIIQFVNGEEDLNVQHSSYNQRALLLKNELSLGKAALQITDVKLQDAGIYCCLISYGGADYKRITLKVNAPYRKINQTISVDPVTSEHELTCQAEGYPEAEVIWTSSDHQVLSGKTTITSSKREEKLFNVTSTLRINTTANEIFYCIFRRLGHEENSTAELVIPEPYPDPAKKRTHLVILGALLLFLSVTLTIIFCLKRDVRMMDMEKCGTRDMNSRQQNDTQFEET; encoded by the exons ATGAGGATATATAGTATCTTTACATTCATGGCTTACTGTTGTTTGCTGAAAG CATTTACTATCACAGTTCCCAAGGACCTGTATGTGGTAGAGCATGGCAGCAATGTGACATTGGAATGCAGATTTCCAGTAGACAAGCAATTAAACCTGTTGGCATTAGTTGTTTACTGGGAAATGGAGGATAAGAAAATTATTCAGTTTGTGAATGGGGAGGAAGACCTGAATGTTCAGCACAGTAGCTACAACCAGAGGGCCCTGCTGTTGAAGAACGAGCTCTCCTTGGGAAAGGCCGCACTTCAGATAACAGATGTGAAATTGCAGGATGCAGGGATTTACTGCTGCTTGATCAGCTATGGCGGTGCTGACTACAAGCGGATTACTTTGAAAGTCAATG CTCCATACCGCAAAATCAACCAGACAATTTCTGTGGATCCAGTCACCTCTGAACATGAACTAACGTGTCAGGCTGAGGGTTACCCTGAGGCTGAAGTCATCTGGACAAGCAGTGACCACCAAGTCCTGAGTGGCAAAACCACCATCACCAgttccaagagggaggagaagctTTTCAATGTGACCAGCACACTAAGAATCAACACAACAGCTAACGAGATTTTCTACTGCATTTTTCggagattaggtcatgaggaaaACAGTACAGCTGAGTTGGTCATCCCAG aaccaTATCCAGATCCAGCAAAAAAGAGGACTCACTTGGTGATTCTGGGAGCTCTCCTGTTGTTCCTTAGTGTAACCCTGACAATCATCTTCTGTCTAAAAAGAGATG TGAGAATGATGGATATGGAAAAATGTGGCACCCGAGATATGAACTCAAGGCAGCAAAATG ATACACAATTTGAGGAGACGTAA